One window of the Solibacillus isronensis genome contains the following:
- a CDS encoding SRPBCC family protein produces MNNISTTTLTMKREFDVKPEKVFDAWLNPVMMKKWFFTLEGTNKVAQNDPKVGGGWEIVDHRGGKDYRAIGEYLEINSPEKIVFTFKMPQFSELADTITVELKELGQGSEMTFTQLIHVENEEQWTDADIAKAVDEMRDGTEQGWNLMFMGLKELVETGKVSYQG; encoded by the coding sequence ATGAACAATATTTCAACAACGACATTAACGATGAAAAGAGAATTTGATGTAAAGCCCGAAAAAGTGTTTGACGCATGGCTGAATCCTGTGATGATGAAAAAGTGGTTCTTTACTTTAGAAGGGACGAACAAGGTTGCTCAAAATGACCCGAAAGTAGGGGGCGGCTGGGAAATTGTCGATCACCGTGGTGGAAAAGACTACCGCGCAATCGGCGAGTATCTTGAAATTAATTCGCCTGAAAAAATCGTGTTCACTTTTAAGATGCCGCAATTCAGCGAACTGGCAGATACGATTACTGTGGAGCTGAAAGAATTGGGACAAGGCAGTGAAATGACGTTCACCCAACTGATCCATGTAGAAAATGAAGAGCAATGGACAGATGCTGACATCGCAAAAGCTGTAGATGAAATGCGAGATGGCACGGAACAAGGCTGGAACTTAATGTTCATGGGTCTGAAGGAATTAGTCGAGACCGGAAAAGTGAGCTATCAAGGTTAG
- a CDS encoding cupin domain-containing protein has translation MNSNQDYTAAQPQFTFDVNKNPLFVKDQHNFINLLGVGQLNTLDNISLLDIYLSANNVIEPHYHQNAAELVYCITGSAVVSILNPFTKQLMHFPISPGQVANVPQGWWHYEVATQNNTHLLAIFNAPTPEVILGSDLLKLTPANIMAHTYGMNENLWQQAVAPVRPNTFIGPPNPWQHTQPGNYGGGYEQ, from the coding sequence TTGAATTCGAATCAAGATTATACTGCAGCGCAACCGCAGTTTACATTCGATGTTAATAAAAATCCGTTGTTCGTTAAAGACCAGCATAATTTTATCAACCTGCTTGGCGTTGGCCAGTTAAATACGCTGGATAATATATCGCTGCTTGATATTTATTTGAGTGCCAATAATGTCATTGAGCCGCACTACCACCAAAATGCTGCAGAACTTGTTTACTGTATTACGGGGAGTGCGGTTGTTTCGATTTTGAATCCGTTTACGAAACAGCTGATGCATTTCCCGATTAGCCCCGGTCAAGTGGCGAACGTTCCTCAAGGGTGGTGGCATTATGAAGTCGCTACGCAAAACAACACGCATCTCCTTGCCATTTTTAATGCTCCGACACCGGAAGTGATTTTAGGTTCCGACCTGCTCAAGCTGACACCGGCAAATATTATGGCCCATACTTATGGGATGAACGAAAATTTATGGCAGCAGGCAGTGGCCCCTGTCAGACCAAATACGTTCATCGGTCCGCCAAACCCTTGGCAGCATACTCAGCCCGGTAATTATGGCGGCGGGTATGAGCAGTGA
- a CDS encoding 4'-phosphopantetheinyl transferase family protein, with amino-acid sequence MTTIAYCKINEMPTDWQRYLPFLENDVVQRIGRMRKTEDQLRTVCAHLLTKMMLVTTYEMELSEIRFTKDSNGKYQLGQDLHFNLSHSGSYVACAISDFPVGIDVEQQVTRDFSLFQTLWSEEENHFYKLLEQEAFYALWTAKESYGKYKGFGLHDSLMEATIRQDGSIHHPASRVKARTIPFFPAPGYSAAVCLEDSLENVTHVQWAQIETFFREKVGEIDFNKPVTK; translated from the coding sequence TACTGATTGGCAACGTTATCTTCCCTTTTTGGAAAACGACGTGGTGCAGCGTATTGGACGCATGCGGAAAACGGAAGATCAGTTGCGGACGGTTTGTGCCCATTTACTGACGAAGATGATGTTGGTGACAACTTACGAAATGGAATTGTCTGAAATTCGCTTTACCAAAGATTCAAACGGTAAATACCAACTAGGACAAGACCTTCACTTCAATCTCTCCCATTCCGGAAGTTATGTGGCATGTGCCATTAGTGATTTTCCGGTTGGAATTGATGTGGAACAGCAGGTAACAAGGGACTTCTCCCTCTTTCAAACATTGTGGAGCGAAGAGGAGAATCACTTCTATAAGCTTCTTGAACAGGAAGCTTTCTATGCCCTCTGGACTGCTAAGGAAAGTTACGGGAAATATAAAGGGTTTGGTTTACACGATTCTTTAATGGAGGCAACGATTCGGCAAGATGGATCGATTCATCACCCCGCCTCACGTGTAAAAGCCCGTACCATACCTTTTTTCCCTGCACCTGGTTACAGTGCAGCTGTCTGTTTGGAGGATTCCTTGGAAAACGTGACGCACGTTCAGTGGGCACAAATTGAAACGTTTTTCAGGGAAAAGGTTGGAGAAATTGATTTTAACAAGCCTGTAACCAAGTAA
- a CDS encoding 3'-5' exonuclease produces MHIERLHIRIMITCSIVGFAKREALAASYPAEAIDELEQHGYIARTRYGHYYNTKLAAQYLRKFITTYSPRLKVPEMVELLKHAPEYVVVDIETTGGSAARGDKIVEIAALKIRNGEMVDLFHRFVNPEKPIKNSHIHGITNERVKDEQTISPVIHAFKDFLGDLPIVSHHIGFDWYSFLALEFFRNGIRPTNPAACTVLLARKYLDSPRNNLNVIAETYNIPLLNHHTADADAICANEILQLILKKATAQ; encoded by the coding sequence ATGCACATCGAACGATTGCACATCCGCATCATGATTACTTGCTCGATTGTGGGCTTTGCCAAACGTGAAGCATTGGCCGCAAGCTATCCGGCAGAGGCAATTGATGAACTGGAACAGCACGGTTATATTGCCCGAACACGCTATGGCCATTATTACAATACGAAGCTTGCCGCACAGTATTTAAGAAAGTTCATTACAACGTACAGCCCGCGCTTAAAGGTTCCGGAGATGGTGGAACTGTTGAAACATGCACCCGAATATGTCGTCGTCGATATTGAAACGACGGGTGGTTCTGCTGCCAGAGGTGATAAAATTGTGGAGATTGCTGCACTGAAAATACGCAACGGAGAAATGGTGGATCTTTTCCACCGGTTTGTGAATCCGGAAAAACCGATCAAAAATTCGCATATTCACGGGATTACTAATGAACGCGTAAAAGATGAGCAAACGATCTCCCCTGTCATTCACGCCTTTAAAGATTTTTTAGGTGATTTGCCGATTGTCAGTCACCATATCGGGTTTGACTGGTACAGCTTCCTCGCACTCGAGTTTTTCCGAAATGGCATTCGTCCAACGAATCCGGCAGCCTGTACGGTACTGCTTGCGCGCAAATATTTGGACAGTCCGAGAAATAATTTAAATGTCATTGCCGAGACATATAACATCCCGCTCCTTAACCACCATACTGCCGATGCGGATGCGATTTGCGCCAATGAAATACTGCAGCTTATTTTGAAAAAAGCGACTGCACAGTAG
- the thiW gene encoding energy coupling factor transporter S component ThiW, whose product MNKTRKLTYSAIIAAITTILSSLVYIPLGFAKIFPIQHFANVVSAVLLGPWYAVLQAFLTSTLRNLMGTGSIFAYPGSMIGALLAAFLFTKTKKLAFAAVGEVIGTGLLGAMATYPIAILFLGQEAALFGFVPAFMMSSFAGALLGYGLLKVMVRNRAFGGMLYQNVG is encoded by the coding sequence ATGAATAAAACGAGAAAACTTACATACTCCGCGATTATCGCAGCAATTACAACGATTCTCAGCAGTTTGGTGTATATCCCATTAGGTTTTGCAAAAATTTTTCCGATTCAGCACTTTGCCAATGTCGTCTCGGCGGTACTGCTCGGTCCATGGTATGCGGTGTTACAGGCATTTCTTACTTCGACGTTAAGAAACTTGATGGGGACAGGCAGTATCTTTGCCTATCCGGGAAGCATGATCGGCGCACTTCTCGCTGCATTTTTATTTACGAAAACGAAGAAGCTGGCGTTTGCAGCGGTAGGTGAAGTGATTGGAACAGGGTTGCTCGGTGCGATGGCTACTTATCCGATTGCAATTTTATTTTTAGGTCAGGAAGCGGCGCTGTTCGGTTTTGTCCCGGCATTTATGATGAGTTCATTTGCGGGTGCGCTTTTAGGTTATGGCTTGCTGAAGGTGATGGTGAGAAACAGGGCTTTTGGCGGGATGCTTTATCAGAATGTTGGGTGA
- a CDS encoding 2,3-dihydro-2,3-dihydroxybenzoate dehydrogenase — protein sequence MNFQELRGKVALVTGGAQGIGASLVKSLATLGVKVAVIDYNEEKLRSHVIGLIEQDHEVFAFPADVGDSNAIDAVVEKVENEIGPIEMLVNVAGALATGPVESCTDRDWARIFSINTTGVFYVSRAVSRYMIQRNAGSIVTVGSNAASVPRISMAAYAASKAATVMFTKCLGLELAEHNIRCNIVSPGSTDTDMQRSMWSDDHGAEVMIKGMPETYKVGIPLKKIAQPDNIVGAILFFLSEHSSHITMSNLVVDGGATLGAS from the coding sequence GTGAACTTTCAGGAGTTAAGAGGGAAAGTTGCACTTGTGACAGGCGGAGCCCAGGGAATTGGCGCAAGCCTTGTCAAAAGCTTGGCTACATTAGGAGTAAAAGTTGCTGTAATCGATTATAACGAGGAGAAATTGAGAAGCCATGTGATTGGTTTAATAGAGCAGGACCACGAAGTTTTCGCCTTTCCTGCAGATGTCGGAGATAGTAACGCCATTGATGCAGTTGTAGAGAAAGTGGAAAACGAAATCGGGCCAATTGAAATGCTCGTCAATGTAGCAGGTGCATTGGCTACAGGACCGGTCGAATCATGTACTGACCGTGACTGGGCAAGGATTTTTTCAATTAATACGACAGGTGTGTTTTATGTTTCAAGAGCGGTAAGCCGTTATATGATTCAAAGAAATGCAGGTTCAATTGTAACAGTCGGATCAAATGCCGCAAGTGTACCGAGAATTTCTATGGCGGCCTATGCAGCATCAAAGGCGGCAACGGTCATGTTTACAAAATGTCTTGGTTTAGAGCTGGCAGAGCATAATATACGCTGCAATATCGTTTCACCAGGCTCGACCGATACGGATATGCAACGTTCGATGTGGTCCGATGATCATGGAGCTGAAGTTATGATTAAAGGAATGCCTGAAACGTATAAAGTAGGGATTCCGCTGAAAAAGATTGCACAACCGGACAATATTGTCGGCGCTATCCTGTTTTTCCTGTCCGAGCACTCAAGCCATATTACGATGAGCAATCTTGTCGTGGATGGCGGCGCAACATTGGGAGCGAGCTAA
- a CDS encoding VOC family protein yields MKSAKPFLMFQGGVAEEAMNFYTSIIEDTEITSIVRYGANEGGDEGKVMQATFSIKGQEFMCIDSNLKHEFDFTPSFSIFITCDTEEETDHLYEKLLEGGHPLMPIGDYGFSKKFGWINDRYGVSWQINLA; encoded by the coding sequence ATGAAAAGCGCAAAACCATTTTTAATGTTCCAAGGCGGTGTTGCAGAAGAAGCAATGAACTTCTATACATCAATTATTGAGGACACGGAAATTACGAGCATTGTCCGCTATGGGGCAAATGAAGGCGGAGACGAAGGGAAAGTCATGCAGGCAACTTTTTCTATTAAAGGCCAGGAATTCATGTGCATTGACAGTAATTTAAAACATGAATTTGACTTCACACCGTCATTCTCCATTTTTATTACATGTGATACAGAAGAGGAAACCGACCATCTATATGAAAAACTGCTTGAAGGCGGCCATCCGCTAATGCCAATCGGTGATTACGGTTTCAGTAAGAAGTTTGGCTGGATAAATGACCGTTACGGCGTGTCATGGCAGATTAATTTAGCTTAA
- a CDS encoding S-ribosylhomocysteine lyase: protein MTTEKTNVESFDLDHTKVVAPYVRLAGTKTGAKGDVVTKYDIRFKQPNKAHMEMPSLHSLEHLMADRIRNHSEDVVDLSPMGCQTGFYLALLNYNDYDGVLTIIENTLQDVLKAESVPACNEVQCGWAASHSLEGAKALAEEFLAGRAEWHIVFGE, encoded by the coding sequence ATGACAACAGAGAAAACAAATGTAGAAAGCTTTGATTTAGATCATACAAAAGTAGTAGCACCATACGTACGACTTGCCGGTACAAAAACAGGAGCGAAGGGCGATGTCGTAACAAAATACGATATACGTTTCAAACAGCCGAACAAAGCACATATGGAAATGCCGTCACTTCACTCTTTAGAGCATTTAATGGCAGACCGTATCCGCAACCATAGTGAAGATGTCGTTGATTTATCGCCAATGGGCTGCCAAACAGGCTTCTACTTGGCATTACTGAACTACAATGACTATGACGGCGTATTAACGATTATTGAAAATACACTGCAAGATGTGCTGAAGGCAGAGTCTGTTCCAGCATGTAATGAAGTACAATGTGGCTGGGCAGCAAGCCATAGCTTAGAAGGCGCAAAAGCATTAGCTGAAGAATTTTTAGCAGGCCGCGCTGAATGGCATATCGTTTTCGGAGAATAA
- a CDS encoding cytochrome P450: MTNSVPKEEGIDHSLNLLREGYLYILNRRQSFHSDLFETRLLGKKAVCMGGKEAADLFYDNSKFKRAGVAPNRVAETLFGKKGVQTLDGDAHKHRKKMFMSIMSQDRLKKLNEIAAKQWDTALTKWQEMDDVVLYEEALEIMCRTACEWAGVPVEDKDMKKLADDFRAMFESATAIGPSHWAGRHARNRVEKWMGNLIDQVREGKLNPEEGTALYTFSWHRDLEGNLLDQEVASVEVINILRPIVAIAVYITFSALAAHHYPEERKKLQSGNEKNTQMFVQEVRRFYPFFPFAAAEVKADFTWKDYTFEKGTLTLLDLYGTNHDTNIWGNPEVFQPSRFENWDGSPFSFIPQGGGDYYLGHRCAGEWVTIEMMKVSLDFLVNQMTYDVPEQDLSYSKVSIPSLPKSKVVINNVQRV, from the coding sequence ATGACAAACTCGGTGCCAAAGGAAGAAGGAATTGACCACAGCCTGAATCTTCTGAGAGAAGGTTATTTGTATATTTTAAATAGAAGACAAAGCTTTCATTCCGATCTGTTCGAAACACGATTGCTTGGAAAAAAGGCGGTCTGTATGGGCGGAAAGGAAGCGGCTGATCTTTTTTACGATAACAGTAAGTTTAAAAGGGCAGGCGTTGCACCAAACCGTGTTGCCGAAACATTATTCGGCAAAAAGGGTGTTCAGACACTGGATGGAGATGCCCATAAGCACCGGAAAAAGATGTTTATGTCCATAATGTCCCAGGACCGACTTAAAAAACTGAATGAAATTGCCGCGAAACAGTGGGACACGGCTTTAACTAAATGGCAGGAGATGGACGACGTTGTTCTTTACGAGGAAGCGCTGGAAATTATGTGCCGTACTGCCTGTGAGTGGGCGGGGGTACCGGTGGAAGACAAGGACATGAAAAAGCTCGCCGACGATTTTAGAGCGATGTTTGAATCGGCAACGGCAATCGGACCATCGCACTGGGCTGGCAGACATGCACGAAACCGGGTGGAAAAGTGGATGGGGAACCTCATCGACCAAGTGCGCGAGGGGAAACTGAATCCGGAAGAAGGTACAGCACTGTATACTTTTTCATGGCATCGTGATTTGGAAGGGAATCTTCTTGATCAGGAGGTCGCTTCTGTAGAAGTAATCAATATATTAAGGCCGATTGTAGCGATTGCGGTCTATATTACTTTTTCAGCATTGGCTGCCCACCATTATCCGGAAGAGCGGAAGAAGCTTCAGTCCGGCAACGAAAAAAATACACAGATGTTTGTGCAGGAGGTGCGCCGTTTTTATCCATTCTTCCCTTTTGCCGCCGCGGAAGTAAAAGCAGATTTTACATGGAAGGATTATACGTTTGAAAAGGGTACATTAACTTTATTGGATTTATACGGAACGAATCATGATACGAATATTTGGGGGAATCCCGAAGTGTTTCAACCGAGCCGTTTTGAAAACTGGGATGGCAGTCCGTTCAGCTTTATTCCGCAAGGGGGCGGCGATTACTATTTAGGCCATCGCTGTGCGGGGGAATGGGTGACGATTGAGATGATGAAAGTGAGTCTGGATTTCCTAGTTAACCAAATGACATACGATGTTCCGGAACAGGATTTAAGCTACAGCAAAGTAAGTATTCCAAGCTTGCCTAAAAGCAAAGTAGTAATTAATAATGTTCAGCGAGTATAA
- the dhbC gene encoding isochorismate synthase DhbC, with amino-acid sequence MVSKQKALIEHELLDEYEVGDFFIETPKRTILGKGVFMHVPAGEPFQNQMEGLSDRVASALKKAKEQGYPRPVVAGAVPFDYYKKACLLVPESIQIAPSLQQEERAVTASASVTVNRLVSNPSPEHYKQGVIQGIKRIKNGELDKIVLARSLEVGLNEPIDLPQLLRNLAYQNKHGYTFAAPIEYGNQKASLIGASPELLVSRQGMYAIANPLAGSRPRSEDPVENQRREEELLSSPKDLHEHAVVVEAVVKGLRPLLKTIEVPEKPSVVYTETMMHLSTVIKGELLKADTSSLDLAIALQPTPAVCGAPTEKARQAITEIEPFDRGFFTGTVGWCDAEGDGEWVVTIRCAEANGDSLRLFAGAGVVSESKPEEELAETGAKFQTMLCAMGIDTEQLKNI; translated from the coding sequence ATGGTAAGCAAACAAAAAGCACTAATCGAACATGAACTTTTAGATGAGTATGAAGTTGGTGATTTTTTCATTGAAACACCAAAAAGAACGATATTAGGCAAAGGTGTATTCATGCACGTGCCAGCGGGTGAACCATTTCAAAACCAGATGGAAGGATTGTCCGATAGAGTGGCGAGCGCGTTGAAGAAAGCCAAAGAACAAGGATATCCACGACCTGTCGTAGCAGGCGCGGTGCCATTTGATTACTATAAAAAGGCATGTTTACTTGTTCCGGAATCTATCCAAATCGCACCATCATTGCAGCAGGAGGAAAGGGCAGTGACCGCTTCAGCATCTGTTACTGTGAATCGGCTCGTATCCAATCCATCACCAGAGCACTATAAGCAAGGTGTCATACAAGGCATTAAAAGAATAAAAAACGGCGAACTTGATAAAATTGTACTGGCACGTTCACTGGAAGTAGGTCTCAATGAGCCGATCGACCTTCCGCAGCTGTTACGAAATCTTGCGTATCAAAACAAACATGGATATACGTTTGCAGCACCGATTGAATACGGAAATCAAAAGGCTTCGCTCATCGGGGCTAGTCCGGAGCTGCTTGTTTCAAGACAAGGGATGTACGCCATCGCGAATCCATTGGCCGGCTCAAGACCTAGAAGTGAAGATCCGGTAGAGAACCAAAGACGTGAAGAGGAACTGCTTTCGTCACCAAAGGATTTACATGAGCATGCGGTCGTAGTGGAAGCAGTCGTCAAGGGATTGCGTCCATTACTAAAAACGATCGAAGTCCCGGAAAAACCGTCAGTCGTGTATACGGAAACGATGATGCATCTTTCGACAGTCATTAAAGGAGAGCTCCTGAAAGCGGATACCTCATCGTTGGATTTAGCTATTGCCCTGCAGCCTACACCAGCTGTTTGTGGCGCACCAACGGAAAAGGCAAGACAGGCAATCACAGAAATTGAACCGTTTGACCGAGGCTTCTTTACAGGGACAGTCGGTTGGTGTGATGCTGAAGGCGATGGGGAATGGGTTGTGACGATTCGCTGTGCAGAGGCAAATGGCGATTCATTACGATTATTTGCGGGAGCAGGCGTTGTGAGCGAATCGAAGCCTGAAGAAGAATTGGCTGAGACGGGTGCGAAATTCCAGACAATGCTTTGCGCAATGGGTATCGATACAGAGCAGCTGAAGAATATTTAA
- a CDS encoding alanine/glycine:cation symporter family protein, whose protein sequence is MLEIVNFLNKYVWSNALVFLFLAVGLIFTLRTRFVQVRRFKDMITLLFEKNNDSAGISSFQALAMSLGSRIGTGNIVGVAAAISLGGPGAVFWMWVMGFLGAATSFIEITLSQIFKSKIEGEYRGGTPFYIYKGLNLKWFSIISATILIIVIGILWPTVQANTIALTAQESFNVPPLVTGLLLATLMAVIIYGGVKRIATVSEYLVPFMALAYVTICIALLVVNISEIPAMFSLIVTSALNLNATFAGLVGTAIAMGVQRGVFSSAAGLGTETFESGATSVSHPAKQGLVQAFSIYIDTFLICTATAFMILITGMYNVAPSAGEAIVSNIPGANPEIYTQSAMSTLISPTFGQYFMTISLFLFCFTTLITYFYKMDTNIAFIKETLNIGKAGKFITHAARIGLLGMVIFGAVNSATLIWAITDLGVGMLGWVNVITVVLLSKTALIALKDYDMQKRLGLNPTFNPLVLGIKNADFWEDLEARSSIPNTVPSKGKTVVAKKVQERLQPVPNPFSE, encoded by the coding sequence ATGTTGGAAATCGTGAATTTTTTGAATAAGTATGTTTGGAGTAATGCGTTAGTATTTTTATTTTTGGCAGTCGGTCTCATATTTACGTTGAGAACTCGATTTGTTCAAGTTCGACGCTTTAAAGATATGATCACATTGCTGTTTGAAAAAAATAATGACAGTGCAGGGATTTCTTCTTTCCAGGCATTGGCGATGTCATTGGGCAGTCGTATCGGTACAGGTAATATTGTCGGTGTTGCAGCGGCCATCAGCCTCGGTGGTCCTGGTGCAGTTTTCTGGATGTGGGTTATGGGATTTTTAGGTGCAGCCACTTCATTTATTGAAATTACCCTTTCTCAAATTTTCAAAAGTAAAATCGAAGGTGAATACCGCGGCGGAACTCCGTTTTATATTTACAAAGGCTTGAATTTAAAATGGTTTTCCATTATTTCAGCGACGATTTTAATTATCGTTATCGGTATTTTATGGCCGACAGTACAGGCGAACACGATTGCTTTAACGGCTCAGGAATCGTTCAATGTTCCCCCACTTGTAACAGGTCTGCTGCTTGCTACATTAATGGCTGTAATTATTTACGGTGGTGTAAAGCGAATCGCTACTGTTTCAGAATATTTGGTTCCGTTTATGGCATTAGCATACGTGACAATTTGTATCGCATTATTAGTCGTTAACATTTCTGAAATTCCGGCGATGTTTTCATTAATCGTAACAAGTGCGCTTAACTTGAATGCTACATTTGCAGGTCTAGTCGGTACAGCCATCGCAATGGGTGTTCAGCGTGGTGTATTCTCAAGTGCTGCCGGGTTAGGTACGGAAACGTTTGAATCCGGTGCAACGAGTGTTTCGCACCCTGCCAAACAAGGTTTAGTACAGGCATTTTCTATTTACATCGATACGTTTCTAATCTGTACAGCGACAGCCTTTATGATTTTAATTACAGGTATGTACAATGTTGCGCCAAGTGCTGGCGAGGCCATCGTATCGAACATTCCAGGTGCTAACCCTGAAATTTATACACAGTCGGCAATGAGTACACTGATCTCTCCGACATTCGGTCAGTACTTTATGACAATTTCATTATTCCTGTTCTGTTTTACTACGTTAATTACGTACTTCTACAAAATGGATACGAACATTGCCTTCATTAAAGAAACGCTGAATATCGGCAAAGCAGGCAAATTTATTACACATGCTGCCCGCATCGGCCTTCTAGGTATGGTTATTTTCGGTGCAGTGAATTCGGCTACCCTCATTTGGGCGATTACCGATTTAGGTGTCGGAATGCTCGGTTGGGTAAACGTCATTACGGTCGTACTGCTTTCTAAAACAGCTTTAATCGCATTGAAAGATTACGATATGCAAAAACGATTGGGGCTTAACCCAACATTCAACCCGTTAGTATTAGGTATTAAAAACGCGGATTTCTGGGAAGACCTCGAAGCAAGATCTTCGATACCAAATACCGTTCCTTCAAAAGGAAAAACGGTCGTTGCGAAGAAAGTTCAAGAGCGTCTGCAACCAGTACCGAATCCGTTTTCTGAATAA